Genomic segment of Bemisia tabaci chromosome 9, PGI_BMITA_v3:
gttagtctgaggaaaagatttttggtgccgagagacaagtttttttttttttttttttttttattcatccaaaATATGTTACAACCACCTAACTAGGTGTAAATTAACTTtactttacaaataaaataacttATAAATTGACTAGcatctaatttttgtttttaactttaacTTTCATAACCCATACTCGCATGAAACCCAGACTACATTCATACTTCTTACTTGCTATAtagatttagaaaataaataaatcaaaaaataataaaaataaatgagcatGATAAATAAGAAAACTTAAGAGAGATGAGTTACAACTGCTTTCATGCGTTATCCATGTCCCCAGTGGCTTCTCTGATAACTAGATTATGGGAAATCTACTTTGTTGTATTAAGATAAGCAAAAGTGACTATTTTAAGTTAAACGCCAAAGGCTAGGTCACGAGGTTTGGTCCTCTTTAGCCTCCTTACCGGGACGTCTGTGGTGAGTTCCCTGGCTAGGGGATTAGAatgaatttcaagtttattGTAGTACTTGTAGGAAGCGTTTTTGATGTAATCAGAGACGGACTCTATTTCAAGCTCCTCTCTAATTGATTGGTTAGTTGTGAACCATGGGGCATCTACCATTGACCGCAGCACCTTCGCCTGGAAGGACTCAATCAGGTATCTATTGCTCGGTTTGGTGCAGCCCCATAGTTCACAAGCATATGTCCAGACAGGTCTGAGGACTTGTTTGTATAAGAGAACTTTATTGGCAATGGAGAGTGCCGAGTTTCTTCCCAAGAGCCAGTACATTTGTCTGTATTTTGCATTAAGttgttctcttttatttttgatatgttgtttccaaatcaattttCTGTCAATCGTGACTCCAAGATATTTTGCTGTATCCGAGTATGGTAcaggtttattttcaattaatatagggatataattaatttttttgttagtaAAAATGGTGTGAACCGACTTTGGATTGGAGAGAGCCACTCTCCAGTCCTTGGTCCAGTTCACAACCTCGTCAACAGTATTTTGTAACTTGACAGTGGCCTCAGGAAGATCTCGACCCGTCTCCAAAGCTGCAATGTCATCAGCGAATGTTCCTAAAAGTTTACCACTTTCAGGCACATCTCTAGTGAATAAAAGGTACAAAATTGGCCCCAATACACTCCCTTGGGGAACTCCGGCCAATAGAGAGACAAGTACTGAAGGACATTGAAAGGCCCAAGTTAGGAACAGATGTGCTCATGTCAATGACCTGTATGAAAATGGattgtttttaatgaaaattgagattttttagTTACCGAGTTTgtgcgttttcgttctcactgattcaaataatcACGATGTCAAGAGAAATACTTCATCATGAAGTTTTGAGGAGTTGTCTCAAAAATGTATTAGATCTTCAAATTTAAGAAGAGCACTAACGTTTTGCCCTGTGAGGGCGAAACGGGGTATGAACCTTAAAACTTTGCCAATCAGACGTTTACAAAATACGGATTTCCCAGAAAACTtgggtattttttctttagattttttGGGGAATCGCATTCACTATTGGACTACTTCTTCAAATTAGGTATACTAATATTTTTCCAGAACCAACGAATACACTATTATTTCCCAATGAACATAAgtatttttatggatgagccagaagttatagttcctttctgcaaatgttgtcaaatttagccTATCGTGattaaaaatgttgaagaaaaatattcataacttgtctTTCATATCTCATAACtgtgtttagcagaaaagaacctaGCCatatcagttattgccaaatttaactggacaaatAAATTATTTACGATAAACATTTGAGCGGATTCATTTGAAGATTTAAAGGAATTTCTTTCGtgttatgcagaaaattcactgaaattttctcaaaaatcttcACAACCGTTcacatctaaaaaattaaaatgcccgaTTCTTGGCAATAGCTTATGTAATTTGGTTCCTCCCTCCTTAACGTGGTCCAAAAGTACCCTTGACGTGAAGCGCTTTTTGATCCACACCGTAAGAAGTTAAACGCCAAGCCGCGCCGCAATATATTTTATCCCGTGTTGAAATCACTCGCAACTTGTAACTCTCTATGGCGTAGATAAATaaacggtttcaggacattttgtcgacgattttttgtctgcaCACCTTTTTTgaccagtagtttacgcccaaacgtaaaataagcaacggtgacttggttcaagcgttatattttagtcggtatgtaaaattatattgacaatatggaaatgagaaattgagagagaaggaggtattattatggttgctcattttctaaacgAAATggtattactttctccttttgaatcatctttttaaattgtcattggtgaatatttggttttatttccatccttaaaatattcgatgcaCAATATACTCTATatgtgtataggtacttttttattgtttttatttttttctttacgaaatgattacttcattttgaaaacatttatatttttaaaacgtgacaaatatttgtaaaaccttttccaagtgacactaatctcaataagccgcagttgtgccgacagaagctgcaaaaatgaataaaagaggggaaaaaaccaagaagcacgcaatctttatttttaacccatttgtacatcgatcttttagagtcaaatacgtcaaattttgagcgtttggttgcgcgtgcaCCTCACTGCAGCACAatgaaagcacaaaatgtaaaagaaaaaattaaagtgctatggaaatcattgaatttgacacggaaccaccaatatttaaaaacacacacattatattattattctcctttgataaattgatacatattttttccccatcaatttaaatgagaataatcaatgcggagtgtgcaaacatttcaaaatcatgagttgaaaaatgctgactatgcgagtacaaatattaaagcctaacagagcggagcggcgtgctgccagcgcgagaggctcactggcgcctacaaacctaagtggatacttcacgtattgcacaatgcttgaagtatccacttaggtttgtaggcgccaatgcgcgtttcgcgctggccgcccgcccgccgtgcggcggcgcctgaaggctgaagcaactatttcacaacagaggtgttgcacagtattgtacgaaattgaacgtattaagaatgacaggcatcctttaaaattacatttaatGAGGAATGAGGATTTTTAAGAATCCTCATTCTTATTAACATACCTGGATAACTGACTGAGATCATTGACGTCCACCGATTGGTGTGGAATATGAACCAAATGCCCTGAAGAGAGCTTTTCATTTACAAGTGCGTGGAGCTCAACTTTCCGTTCCTCTGGTAACCGCTCAAGCTGGGATAGGTTAAAGGTGAAGTATCCAACATCCCTATTAAACGAGCCCATGGGTAGAGGGGCATTGTGTAACATCGTCTCCTCATTGAGGTTGATAAAACTCCCCTGATGATTGATGGTTTTCCAAGCGGAAAGCATCTGTTTGCGAGGGACGTCGCTTATTATCAAGTCGGGGCCTAGTCCATCGGTCCCAAACATCACCGGACAGTAGAAGTCTTCATTGCTGTGGTTCGAGATGTTTGCTTTGGGAAGCTAGAAAATGGTTTTAAGCAAGTTTTTAACCGGTGAACAAAAGCAGGATTTATTTTGCGGTTATAATTTCGGAGCGGAAGATCTCGAATAAAGTTCCGACATTATCGTGATATCTATGCATAAAGTGGACTACTGAAATATTGATCTTGTTTGCGGTCTTTGAGACTTTTTGCTCTTATCTCATTTTTccttatcttcattttttcacacttccttttattttttcgtcataattattaaaaatgcaGTCGTTGCCCCTTCCAAATCTTTTGGCTCCAAAACATTTGAGCATTTAATTGATGAACGGCATTATTACTTAATCGAAAAATTAAACGGGCGATTATTACAGTTTTCCTTGTATTTTTATTCCTAGTGAGTCTTTTTGAGAATGCCCCACTTAATTTGGatgcttcaaaaaaaaaaacaaacataaattctggaaaactttagtgatttttctccttctttgttagatattctatgaaaattttaaaccagGATGTCAATCtct
This window contains:
- the LOC140225524 gene encoding uncharacterized protein; the encoded protein is MFGTDGLGPDLIISDVPRKQMLSAWKTINHQGSFINLNEETMLHNAPLPMGSFNRDVGYFTFNLSQLERLPEERKVELHALVNEKLSSGHLVHIPHQSVDVNDLSQLSRVDVIREHGKKLILDVGKKYRARQPEKLTQEELNKFNVHGEWIANGDSARTFIVLGESFQMTGSDGRDTDIHMRFVIFPLQIQ